In uncultured Cohaesibacter sp., a genomic segment contains:
- a CDS encoding EAL domain-containing protein → MKRVSLFRIATLLVVFLCCALAHESGWFVRLDNGIGEQRMAMQTRQASGRIALLEIDNKSLTSIGVWPWNRSIYADIIRKSFDAGAEELAFDIDFSSKSISEEDQAFAEALNGAAGPVTLAVFQQFATARMEADALRFNRPVEALANSAWLATVNVIADPDGFVRSFPLGQYINGELFPSLTSTLGGQQQIEAASQLINFNIDPASIPTYSVIDLLDGTIAPDALKGRKVLVGAGAAELRDTMAVPVFGVLSGPKLQILAAENLMQGTNLHMAPHSWIYMLAAFIALPLLFILLFGSFNTYGRIAGLLLLASGIEFLGYRLYADQHILLDTASLLVTLLATGIIVTLADVSIKSVLLNLSHRHGKSISDLLDTIVRDSLTGIVIIGANGRIISISQQAGAMLARFGYDAKKGDLFAGALPWEFGRKIADCLKSRTAADPSNALHPLSVMRNGSTRYFEYSITPSLIAPDGKKQQEEDRVVTLLFHDITDSYLEQIRLAYAADHDPLTELLNLNGFCNQIESMGTDVTADTGEKGLVFACQARRLEKISQMLGPDYCDILLQQIGQALTNCGQFDAIGCTDHKRFLLFKQRAGEEDITRLTETIHQCLDMPYDVRGHSIIVGGQVGVARFDRDTMQTASDLTEAASIALDRSLETGERVLFYSPALAADVHLKRLLEQEIASAFERNEFELNYQPQVDLRSRKIIGCEALARWNHPKRGLIRPDHFIPILEETGKIVDLGRWIMQTACREAMSWPEPVTVSVNVSAVQFQRSDILQDIEQALQLSGLPRERLHIEITESLFIAETAAIIEQLNAIRSHGIKIALDDFGTGYSSLSYILQFPLDKIKIDRAFVKDLPYSTDSLAVINAVTALARGFDMQVIAEGMETEEQAEILRLAGCHIGQGYYFGKPMTCKNFVSELRIPSMDADTNIERNLAI, encoded by the coding sequence ATGAAGCGGGTCTCCCTCTTTCGCATCGCTACACTGCTGGTCGTCTTTCTCTGCTGCGCTCTGGCGCATGAGAGCGGCTGGTTTGTTCGTCTGGACAACGGCATTGGCGAACAGCGCATGGCCATGCAGACCCGGCAGGCATCGGGCAGGATCGCGCTTCTGGAGATCGACAACAAGAGCCTGACCTCCATCGGCGTATGGCCATGGAATCGCTCCATCTATGCCGACATCATCCGCAAAAGCTTTGATGCCGGAGCCGAAGAGCTGGCCTTCGATATCGACTTCTCCTCCAAATCCATCTCCGAAGAGGATCAGGCCTTCGCCGAGGCGCTGAACGGCGCGGCCGGTCCCGTTACCCTGGCGGTCTTCCAGCAGTTTGCCACCGCTCGCATGGAAGCCGACGCCCTGCGTTTCAATCGCCCCGTCGAGGCCCTTGCCAACAGCGCCTGGCTGGCTACGGTCAACGTCATCGCCGATCCGGACGGATTTGTGCGGTCCTTTCCCCTCGGCCAATATATCAACGGCGAGCTGTTCCCCTCGCTTACCAGCACACTGGGTGGCCAGCAGCAGATCGAGGCTGCAAGCCAACTGATCAACTTCAACATTGATCCGGCAAGCATCCCGACCTACTCGGTCATCGATCTGCTGGACGGAACCATTGCCCCGGACGCCCTGAAAGGCCGCAAGGTTCTTGTCGGAGCGGGCGCGGCAGAACTGCGCGACACGATGGCTGTGCCAGTGTTCGGTGTCCTGAGTGGCCCCAAGCTGCAGATTCTCGCCGCCGAGAACCTGATGCAGGGCACCAACCTGCATATGGCACCCCACAGCTGGATCTACATGCTCGCAGCCTTCATAGCGCTTCCTTTGCTGTTCATCCTGCTGTTCGGATCCTTCAACACCTACGGCCGCATCGCAGGTCTGTTGCTGCTGGCATCCGGCATCGAGTTCCTTGGTTATCGTCTCTATGCCGACCAACACATCCTGCTGGACACGGCGAGCCTGCTGGTCACTCTACTGGCAACCGGCATCATCGTCACTCTGGCCGACGTCAGCATCAAGTCCGTCCTGCTCAATCTCTCCCACAGACATGGCAAAAGCATCTCGGACCTGCTCGATACCATCGTTCGGGACAGTCTGACAGGAATCGTCATCATTGGAGCCAATGGCCGCATCATCAGTATCAGTCAGCAGGCGGGAGCCATGCTGGCCCGGTTTGGCTATGACGCGAAAAAGGGCGACCTTTTTGCCGGTGCCCTGCCGTGGGAGTTCGGACGAAAGATAGCGGACTGCCTCAAAAGCAGGACAGCAGCAGACCCCTCGAATGCCCTCCACCCCTTGTCCGTCATGCGCAACGGAAGCACCCGCTATTTCGAATACTCGATCACGCCGTCCCTGATTGCACCGGATGGCAAGAAGCAGCAGGAAGAGGACAGGGTGGTCACCCTGCTCTTCCACGACATCACCGACTCCTACCTTGAGCAGATCCGACTGGCCTACGCAGCCGACCACGATCCACTGACCGAGCTTCTCAACCTCAATGGCTTCTGCAATCAGATCGAGAGCATGGGCACCGACGTAACGGCAGACACAGGCGAGAAAGGGTTGGTATTCGCTTGTCAGGCCAGGCGGCTTGAAAAGATCAGTCAGATGCTCGGCCCCGACTATTGCGACATCCTGCTGCAGCAGATTGGTCAGGCGCTGACCAATTGTGGCCAGTTCGATGCGATCGGCTGCACCGATCACAAACGGTTCCTGCTCTTCAAGCAGCGCGCTGGCGAGGAAGACATTACCAGGTTGACCGAGACCATCCATCAGTGCCTCGACATGCCCTATGACGTGCGCGGCCATAGCATCATTGTTGGCGGGCAAGTCGGCGTAGCCCGGTTTGATCGGGACACCATGCAAACAGCCTCCGATCTGACAGAGGCCGCCAGCATAGCGCTCGACCGTTCTCTGGAAACCGGAGAGCGCGTCCTGTTCTATTCACCCGCCCTCGCCGCAGACGTTCACCTAAAACGCCTGTTGGAACAGGAAATCGCCAGCGCCTTCGAACGCAACGAGTTCGAGCTCAATTACCAGCCGCAGGTCGATCTGAGAAGCCGGAAGATTATCGGCTGCGAGGCCCTTGCACGCTGGAACCATCCCAAACGGGGGCTTATCAGACCCGACCATTTCATTCCGATTCTTGAGGAAACCGGCAAGATCGTCGATCTTGGCCGCTGGATCATGCAGACGGCCTGCCGGGAGGCCATGTCATGGCCGGAGCCCGTCACCGTCTCCGTCAATGTGTCCGCCGTCCAGTTTCAGCGCTCCGATATCCTGCAAGACATCGAACAGGCCCTTCAGCTATCCGGCCTGCCGCGTGAACGATTGCATATCGAAATCACGGAATCCCTGTTCATTGCCGAAACCGCCGCCATCATCGAACAGCTTAACGCGATCAGAAGCCATGGCATCAAGATTGCGCTCGATGACTTCGGCACCGGCTATTCGTCGCTAAGCTACATCCTCCAGTTCCCGCTCGACAAGATCAAGATTGATCGGGCCTTCGTCAAGGACCTGCCCTACTCGACCGATTCTCTGGCAGTCATCAATGCGGTCACAGCTCTGGCCCGCGGCTTCGACATGCAGGTCATCGCCGAAGGCATGGAAACGGAAGAACAGGCGGAGATCCTCCGCCTGGCTGGATGCCATATCGGGCAGGGGTACTATTTCGGCAAGCCCATGACCTGCAAGAATTTTGTCTCTGAACTCAGAATTCCGTCCATGGACGCCGACACGAACATCGAACGAAACCTGGCCATATAG
- a CDS encoding 3-keto-5-aminohexanoate cleavage protein, translating into MTAGPATTPLPAIMIAPNGARKGKADHPALPVTIEETVATAIACQKAGADGIHAHVRDADGKHVLDAGLYRELLAELAQQVPDLYAQITTEAVGQYSPTEQRAVVEAITPSAVSISLREMMSDGETPDVKRFYHDQAQKGVAIQHILYSREEVALLTDLCQRGIIPHGALQLLFVLGRYTEGQVSAPEDLLPFVAAKQTLEAQLQTTTDWACCAFGARETDCLLKAESLGGKVRIGFENNMLNTDGSLARDNAERVSDLIQTRATQP; encoded by the coding sequence ATGACAGCAGGCCCCGCAACAACGCCACTCCCGGCGATCATGATCGCCCCGAATGGCGCCCGCAAAGGCAAGGCGGATCACCCCGCCCTGCCCGTCACCATTGAGGAGACTGTCGCCACGGCCATCGCCTGCCAAAAGGCCGGTGCCGATGGCATTCACGCCCATGTGCGGGATGCCGACGGCAAACATGTTCTGGATGCAGGTCTCTACCGGGAACTGCTCGCAGAGCTGGCACAACAAGTGCCCGACCTTTACGCCCAGATCACCACAGAGGCCGTGGGCCAATATAGCCCGACCGAACAAAGAGCCGTGGTGGAAGCGATCACCCCATCGGCGGTGTCCATTTCCTTGCGGGAAATGATGAGCGATGGCGAAACACCGGACGTCAAACGCTTCTATCACGATCAGGCCCAAAAGGGCGTTGCCATCCAGCATATCCTTTACAGCAGGGAGGAAGTCGCGCTTCTCACCGATCTCTGCCAGAGGGGCATCATTCCTCATGGAGCGTTGCAATTGCTGTTTGTCCTTGGCCGCTACACCGAGGGACAGGTCTCGGCACCGGAAGACCTCCTCCCCTTCGTTGCGGCAAAGCAGACGCTGGAAGCGCAGTTGCAGACAACAACCGACTGGGCCTGTTGTGCGTTTGGCGCCAGAGAAACCGACTGCCTGCTGAAGGCAGAGAGCCTTGGTGGCAAGGTCCGCATCGGCTTCGAGAACAACATGCTCAACACCGATGGCTCACTGGCCAGAGACAATGCAGAGCGGGTGTCTGATCTCATCCAGACGCGAGCCACACAGCCTTGA
- a CDS encoding aspartate aminotransferase family protein, which translates to MSHIFPRHTKSNLPTVDHAKGVYLYDTNGKCYLDGSGGAAVSCLGHGDQDVINAIKQQLDAVPFAHTSFFTSKPAEALADKLIAHAPEGLERVYLVSGGSEAIESAIKLARQYFLEIGQPQRRHIIARRQSYHGNTLGALATGGNLWRREPFAPLMIETSHISPCYEYRDRKEGESAFDYGQRVANELETEIRRVGAENVMAFFAEPVVGATAGALPPVEGYFKRIREICNKYGILLVLDEVMCGMGRTGTLFACEQDGIAPDILTTAKGLGAGYQPIGAMLCTGKIYEAIENGTGFFQHGHTYIGHPTAAAAALAVLTKLTDGGMVERARETGKTVRAALETAFGTHPHVGDIRGRGMFLGIEFVEDRASKKPFDPALAVAKHLKKAAFDAGLICYPMSGTIDGKFGDHILLAPPFIYEDKHIEELIGKLQIAIDKVLP; encoded by the coding sequence ATGTCCCACATCTTCCCTCGCCATACCAAATCCAATCTCCCCACCGTCGATCACGCAAAAGGCGTCTATCTCTACGACACCAATGGAAAATGCTATCTGGATGGATCGGGAGGGGCCGCCGTGTCCTGTCTTGGCCATGGAGATCAGGACGTCATCAACGCCATCAAGCAGCAGCTCGACGCCGTTCCCTTTGCCCACACCAGCTTCTTCACCTCGAAACCAGCCGAAGCGCTGGCCGACAAGCTGATCGCACACGCCCCCGAAGGCCTTGAGCGCGTCTATCTGGTGTCTGGTGGCTCGGAAGCCATTGAATCAGCCATCAAGCTGGCCCGCCAGTATTTTCTGGAAATCGGCCAGCCGCAGCGACGCCACATCATTGCCCGTCGCCAGAGCTATCACGGCAACACCCTTGGCGCACTGGCAACCGGCGGCAATCTGTGGCGACGCGAGCCCTTTGCGCCGCTGATGATCGAGACCAGCCATATCTCGCCCTGCTACGAATATCGCGACCGCAAGGAAGGCGAGAGCGCCTTTGATTATGGTCAGCGGGTTGCCAATGAGCTGGAGACCGAAATCCGGCGCGTCGGCGCAGAGAATGTCATGGCCTTCTTTGCCGAACCGGTGGTTGGCGCGACGGCTGGGGCCTTGCCGCCGGTCGAGGGCTATTTCAAGCGCATTCGCGAAATCTGCAACAAATACGGCATCCTGCTGGTACTCGACGAAGTCATGTGCGGCATGGGCCGGACGGGCACGCTCTTTGCCTGCGAGCAGGACGGCATTGCACCGGATATCCTGACCACCGCCAAGGGCCTTGGCGCTGGCTATCAGCCAATTGGCGCCATGCTCTGCACCGGCAAGATCTATGAAGCCATCGAGAACGGCACCGGCTTCTTCCAGCATGGCCACACCTATATCGGCCACCCGACGGCAGCAGCAGCCGCTCTGGCTGTGCTGACCAAGCTCACGGATGGCGGCATGGTCGAACGGGCCCGGGAAACCGGCAAGACCGTGCGGGCAGCCCTGGAGACAGCCTTTGGCACTCACCCCCATGTCGGCGACATCCGCGGTCGCGGCATGTTCCTCGGCATCGAGTTTGTCGAGGACAGGGCGAGCAAGAAGCCGTTTGACCCCGCTCTGGCCGTCGCCAAGCATCTCAAGAAAGCGGCTTTCGACGCCGGGCTCATCTGCTATCCGATGAGCGGCACGATCGATGGCAAGTTCGGCGACCATATCCTGCTGGCACCGCCCTTCATTTATGAAGACAAGCATATCGAAGAGTTGATCGGCAAATTGCAGATCGCCATCGACAAGGTGCTGCCATGA
- a CDS encoding MurR/RpiR family transcriptional regulator: MQSIEDRISGHYGQLSERLKQAADFVVDHEIDVATHSLRTVSTMAGLAPSTFTRLSQALGFASYEEMRDVCRARMGRKAMSFSERASLLVRNGADDGARSFFEQQSSASLENLGRMERDLNQERLVDVVEQLTSARQVLLFGAFSSTGFMEYLGYLARYFADNWKVIGRMGASLSSAMVGLNNKDAVVVLTMAPYARRAIVAAEMAADAGAYVLVITDDIACPALARASASFIVPTESPQFFSSYAATLVLIETMVGMLVARAGDSARARIEEVENRNRQYGEFWD; this comes from the coding sequence ATGCAGTCGATCGAGGACAGGATTTCTGGTCACTATGGCCAGTTGAGCGAGCGCCTGAAGCAGGCCGCCGATTTCGTGGTCGACCATGAAATCGATGTTGCTACCCATTCCCTGCGGACCGTGTCCACGATGGCGGGGTTGGCGCCTTCCACGTTCACACGTCTGTCGCAGGCCCTTGGCTTTGCCAGTTATGAAGAGATGCGCGATGTCTGCCGAGCCCGGATGGGGCGGAAGGCGATGTCCTTTTCCGAACGGGCAAGTCTGCTTGTGCGCAACGGTGCCGACGACGGGGCGCGCTCGTTCTTCGAACAGCAGTCATCGGCCAGCCTTGAAAATCTCGGGCGCATGGAGCGAGACCTCAATCAGGAGCGGCTTGTCGACGTGGTGGAGCAGCTCACCAGCGCCCGACAGGTGCTGCTGTTCGGTGCCTTCAGCTCCACCGGTTTCATGGAGTATTTGGGCTACCTGGCCCGCTATTTTGCCGATAACTGGAAGGTGATCGGCCGTATGGGAGCCTCTCTCAGCTCGGCGATGGTTGGTTTGAACAACAAGGATGCGGTCGTCGTCCTGACCATGGCACCCTATGCCCGACGGGCGATCGTTGCCGCCGAGATGGCTGCTGATGCTGGTGCCTATGTGCTTGTAATCACCGATGATATCGCCTGCCCTGCACTGGCCCGGGCGTCGGCCAGTTTCATCGTGCCGACAGAGAGTCCACAATTCTTTTCTTCTTATGCGGCAACGCTTGTGTTAATTGAAACAATGGTAGGAATGCTGGTTGCTAGAGCGGGGGATAGTGCTCGCGCCAGGATTGAAGAGGTAGAAAACCGGAACCGTCAATATGGCGAGTTCTGGGATTGA
- a CDS encoding TAXI family TRAP transporter solute-binding subunit, whose translation MLKKLTVTAAALAAGLSFSQAAFAESFISIGTGGVTGVYYPTGGAICRLVNKGRKEHGIRCSVESTGGSVYNINTIRDGELQFGVAQSDWQYHAYHGTSKFAEKGPFEDLRAVFSIHPEPFTVVARADAGVKNFADLKGKRVNIGNPGSGQRGTMEVLMDALGWTTSDFALATELKAAEQSAALCDNQIDAMVYTVGHPSGSIQEATTACDSVLVAVDGPAVEKLISDNAYYRAATIPGGMYRGNPDDVKTFGVGATLVTSAKVSDDAVYTVVKSVFENFDAFKKLHPAFAHLKPEEMIKDGLSAPLHPGAVKYYKEKGWM comes from the coding sequence ATGTTGAAGAAATTGACCGTTACAGCTGCTGCCTTGGCTGCAGGTTTGAGCTTTTCTCAGGCTGCCTTTGCCGAAAGCTTCATTTCCATTGGTACCGGCGGCGTAACCGGCGTCTATTATCCAACCGGTGGTGCCATTTGTCGTCTGGTCAACAAGGGGCGCAAGGAACACGGCATCCGCTGCTCGGTCGAATCAACCGGCGGCTCGGTCTACAACATCAACACCATTCGTGATGGCGAACTGCAGTTCGGTGTGGCCCAGTCCGACTGGCAGTATCATGCCTATCACGGCACGTCCAAGTTCGCGGAAAAAGGTCCGTTCGAAGATCTTCGTGCCGTTTTCTCCATCCATCCGGAACCGTTCACCGTTGTTGCCCGTGCTGATGCCGGCGTGAAGAATTTTGCCGACCTCAAGGGCAAGCGCGTCAACATCGGCAATCCGGGGTCCGGCCAGCGTGGCACCATGGAAGTGTTGATGGACGCCCTCGGGTGGACCACTTCCGATTTTGCTCTGGCAACGGAGCTGAAAGCTGCTGAACAGTCTGCGGCCCTGTGCGACAACCAGATCGATGCCATGGTCTATACCGTTGGCCATCCGTCCGGTTCCATTCAGGAAGCTACCACGGCCTGCGATTCGGTTCTGGTTGCCGTTGACGGCCCTGCTGTTGAAAAACTCATTTCCGATAACGCCTACTACCGCGCCGCCACCATTCCCGGCGGCATGTATCGTGGCAACCCGGACGACGTGAAAACCTTCGGCGTGGGTGCCACTCTGGTGACCTCTGCCAAGGTTTCCGATGACGCTGTCTACACCGTCGTGAAATCCGTGTTTGAAAACTTCGATGCCTTCAAGAAGCTGCATCCTGCTTTCGCTCACCTGAAGCCGGAAGAAATGATCAAGGACGGCCTGTCCGCTCCGCTGCATCCGGGTGCTGTGAAATATTACAAGGAAAAGGGCTGGATGTAA
- a CDS encoding TRAP transporter permease translates to MSQKKASGRPLSEEELQELVASTDAGARNPIGPIGTFLAIVALVWAAFQVLLASPISNYVLPSDLINNSRQVHLAFAIFLAYMAYPALKSSPRHHIPVQDWIFALAGTFIALYGLFFYDKVVNNGGLADDVDKWVALAGLLLLFEAARRALGPAMATIAVIFLIYVFFGASDWVPEVIRWKGASLKKAMSHMWITSEGVFGIALGVSTKFVFLFVLFGALLDKAGAGNYFIKMAFAALGHLKGGPAKAAVVGSAATGLISGSSIANVVTTGTFTIPLMKRVGFTSEQAGSVEVASSVNGQIMPPVMGAAAFLMVEYVGISYMEVITHAFLPAILSYVALVYIVHLEAVKRNMPTIGTKAVSTMRTIMGMFLFFIGFAAICYGIKYPIGWITAMVPEGASWILAALVFVAYLLLLKLAASVEDLVPDDPNAKDIVLPEVKDIYKTGLYYLLPIVVLVYFLMIEQKSPGLSAFWATALLFVILLTQRPLKAMFRGENDYVNAFKAGVNDLGIGMIDGSRNMIGIGLATATAGVIVGTVTLTGIGQVMADLVELISGGNLVLMLIFVAMLSLVLGMGLPTTANYIVVSSLMAGVVVQLGAQSGLVVPLIAVHLFVFYFGIMADVTPPVGLASFAAAAVSGGDAIKTGFTAFFYSLRTVALPFVFIFNTDLIWYDVTWYQGLLVAVIGVIAVLAFTAGTMGQFVTKSRLYESVALVLIAFILFRPDFFMNRIQPPYEVIEPAKVSDAFGKIGAGHEIRLNISGPDFDTGSIKETTLVLTAGNEQGGEARLAAQGLTILDEDGVAKLDEPMPGTPFFETLGGFDFYADEPVQITHAEVKADQLPKDLIYIPGLLLLGLVYMLQRARLGRKEEVPA, encoded by the coding sequence ATGTCACAGAAAAAAGCGTCTGGGCGCCCGCTTTCTGAAGAGGAACTTCAGGAGCTGGTGGCTTCCACGGATGCGGGAGCACGAAATCCGATCGGTCCGATCGGAACCTTTTTAGCCATTGTCGCCCTTGTCTGGGCGGCCTTTCAGGTTCTGCTGGCGTCACCGATTTCCAACTATGTTCTGCCGTCCGACCTGATCAACAACTCGCGTCAGGTGCATCTGGCTTTTGCCATTTTTCTCGCCTACATGGCCTATCCTGCACTGAAAAGCAGCCCGCGCCACCATATTCCGGTTCAGGACTGGATTTTTGCGTTGGCCGGGACCTTCATCGCGCTTTATGGCCTGTTCTTCTATGACAAGGTCGTCAACAATGGCGGTCTGGCCGATGATGTTGACAAATGGGTAGCGCTGGCTGGTCTTTTGCTGCTGTTCGAGGCCGCGCGACGGGCGCTTGGCCCGGCCATGGCGACCATCGCCGTCATCTTCCTGATCTATGTGTTCTTCGGTGCCTCCGACTGGGTGCCGGAAGTCATTCGCTGGAAGGGGGCTTCGCTGAAAAAGGCGATGAGCCACATGTGGATCACCTCCGAGGGCGTGTTCGGCATTGCGCTCGGTGTGTCGACCAAATTCGTGTTCCTGTTCGTGCTGTTTGGTGCTTTGCTCGACAAGGCCGGGGCGGGCAACTATTTCATCAAGATGGCCTTTGCTGCGCTCGGGCATCTGAAGGGCGGACCTGCCAAGGCAGCCGTCGTCGGCTCGGCAGCCACGGGGCTTATTTCCGGTTCGTCGATCGCCAACGTGGTGACCACGGGGACTTTTACCATTCCGCTGATGAAGCGGGTGGGCTTTACCTCCGAACAGGCAGGATCTGTCGAGGTGGCGTCCTCGGTGAACGGTCAGATCATGCCGCCGGTGATGGGAGCGGCGGCCTTCCTGATGGTGGAATATGTGGGTATTTCCTACATGGAAGTGATCACCCATGCCTTCCTGCCAGCCATTCTGTCCTATGTGGCGCTGGTCTATATCGTGCATCTGGAAGCGGTGAAACGCAACATGCCGACCATCGGCACCAAGGCTGTTTCCACCATGCGCACCATCATGGGCATGTTCCTGTTTTTCATCGGTTTTGCCGCCATCTGCTATGGTATCAAATATCCGATCGGCTGGATCACTGCCATGGTGCCGGAAGGGGCAAGCTGGATTCTGGCGGCGCTGGTGTTCGTCGCCTATCTGCTGCTGCTCAAGCTGGCTGCCTCGGTTGAGGATCTGGTGCCCGATGATCCGAACGCCAAGGATATCGTGCTGCCCGAGGTCAAGGATATCTACAAGACCGGGCTCTACTATCTGCTACCGATCGTTGTGCTGGTCTATTTCCTGATGATCGAGCAGAAGTCTCCGGGGCTTTCGGCCTTTTGGGCGACGGCGCTGCTGTTTGTCATCCTGCTGACCCAGCGCCCACTGAAGGCGATGTTCCGTGGCGAAAACGACTATGTGAATGCCTTCAAGGCCGGGGTCAATGATCTTGGTATCGGCATGATCGATGGGTCGCGCAACATGATCGGTATCGGCCTTGCCACGGCAACCGCCGGCGTGATCGTGGGTACGGTGACGCTGACCGGCATCGGTCAGGTGATGGCCGATCTGGTGGAGCTGATCTCCGGCGGCAATCTGGTGCTGATGCTGATCTTTGTGGCGATGCTGTCTCTGGTGCTCGGCATGGGGCTTCCCACAACGGCGAACTATATCGTCGTGTCCTCGCTGATGGCTGGTGTGGTCGTGCAGCTGGGGGCACAGTCCGGCCTGGTCGTGCCGCTGATCGCTGTCCATCTGTTCGTGTTCTACTTCGGCATCATGGCGGACGTGACGCCGCCTGTGGGGCTTGCGTCCTTTGCCGCAGCTGCGGTGTCTGGGGGCGACGCGATCAAGACGGGGTTCACCGCCTTCTTCTATTCGCTCCGCACAGTGGCGCTGCCCTTCGTCTTCATCTTCAATACTGATCTCATCTGGTATGACGTCACCTGGTATCAGGGGCTTCTGGTTGCTGTCATCGGGGTCATCGCCGTGCTGGCCTTTACTGCCGGGACGATGGGCCAGTTCGTTACCAAGAGCCGCCTCTATGAAAGCGTGGCGCTTGTGCTGATCGCCTTCATCCTGTTCCGGCCAGACTTCTTCATGAACCGGATCCAGCCTCCATACGAAGTGATTGAACCGGCGAAGGTCTCCGATGCCTTCGGCAAGATTGGGGCCGGGCATGAGATCAGGCTCAATATTTCCGGTCCGGATTTCGACACCGGGTCCATCAAGGAAACCACTCTGGTGCTGACTGCCGGGAATGAACAGGGCGGAGAAGCCCGTCTGGCGGCGCAGGGGCTGACCATTCTCGATGAGGATGGCGTGGCCAAACTGGATGAGCCGATGCCGGGTACACCGTTCTTTGAAACGCTGGGCGGTTTCGACTTCTATGCGGATGAGCCGGTGCAGATCACGCATGCCGAGGTCAAGGCCGATCAGTTGCCGAAGGATCTGATCTATATTCCGGGGCTTTTGCTGCTGGGGCTGGTCTATATGCTTCAACGGGCACGTCTCGGGCGCAAGGAGGAGGTGCCAGCATGA
- a CDS encoding universal stress protein, with product MINTVLCALDISQENDAPVLKTANKIAKLEGARLDIVTVVPNFSISLVSSYFDDNFQKQAVQDAKVALKKRVADILGDDHVADLRHIVASGSIYEEILETAVQDDADLIVIGAHKPDLREMLIGPNAARVVRHSACSVYVVREN from the coding sequence ATGATCAATACTGTTCTATGTGCACTGGATATCAGTCAGGAGAATGATGCGCCTGTGCTGAAGACGGCAAACAAGATTGCCAAACTGGAGGGGGCGCGACTGGACATTGTCACGGTCGTTCCCAATTTCAGCATCTCTCTGGTGAGTTCCTATTTCGACGACAATTTTCAGAAGCAGGCCGTGCAGGATGCCAAGGTTGCGCTGAAAAAGCGGGTCGCCGACATTCTCGGAGATGACCATGTCGCGGATCTGCGCCACATCGTGGCGTCGGGGTCGATCTATGAGGAGATTCTGGAAACAGCCGTGCAGGATGATGCCGACCTCATTGTCATCGGCGCTCACAAGCCGGACTTGAGGGAAATGCTCATTGGTCCGAACGCGGCGCGGGTGGTGCGTCATTCCGCATGCTCGGTCTATGTGGTGCGGGAAAACTGA
- a CDS encoding methylglyoxal synthase, producing the protein MQDNEHKDDDAPLRIALVAHDAKKDDIVDWVGKHLNLLRKATFVGTGTTGGRIKQAFPELDITPLFSGPLGGDQQIGAMIAEGKLDGLIFFVDPLSPMPHDVDVKALNRLAVVYDLPMAQSRRSANMIIRGMMMEKYGTIDF; encoded by the coding sequence ATGCAGGACAATGAACACAAGGACGACGATGCCCCACTCCGTATCGCGCTGGTGGCCCATGATGCGAAGAAGGATGACATTGTCGACTGGGTCGGCAAGCATCTCAATCTTCTGAGAAAGGCGACCTTTGTCGGCACCGGCACCACCGGCGGACGCATCAAGCAGGCCTTTCCCGAGCTGGACATCACCCCGCTCTTCTCCGGTCCGCTCGGCGGCGACCAGCAGATCGGAGCGATGATCGCCGAAGGCAAGCTCGACGGCCTCATCTTCTTTGTCGACCCGCTCTCTCCCATGCCCCATGACGTGGACGTGAAAGCGCTCAACCGTCTGGCCGTGGTCTATGACCTGCCGATGGCCCAGAGCCGCCGTTCCGCCAACATGATCATCCGCGGCATGATGATGGAAAAATACGGCACCATCGACTTCTGA